A window of Deltaproteobacteria bacterium genomic DNA:
CTCGCCGGTGGTACAGGAACCGTCGCTTTCCTGATTGGGCTGGGGTACTTCGAAGCCGGTGAATTTGTGTTGGAGCAGCTTTTGTTGCCGCGCCTGGGTGAAGAGGCACCGATGCTTGCCTATGTGGCAGAACGAATACGGCTGGCAAGCATGCTGGTTACTTACAATGGTAAATCCTACGACATGCCATTGATTCGGAACCGCTGGGTTCTAAACCGCGTGAAGGCGGCCGATGAAATCCCGCATCTCGATTTACTGCATTGTTGCCGAAGAGTTTATGGGACCATGCTAGAGCAAATGCGCTTGGTGAATATGGAAGAGGAAGTCTTAAGCTTCGAGCGCGAAGATGATGTGCCGGGTTTTATGATTCCCGGAATATTTTTTCAGTTCCTCAAAGATGGTGAAGGCCTGTCGTTAGATCCCATTCTAGAACACAATGAATACGATATACTCGCTTTGGCGGCGATGGTGGGCCTACTCAACAACGACCTTGAATCCCCAACGGCCGATAAAGACCCCAGGTTAACTCTGGCCGTCGCACGCTTGCAGATGAGAGCGAAGGACCGAGCTGCATCTTTGCAGTGGCTATCACACCTTACCGGGGCAGACTCACCATTGGAGACGATGCTTGACGGTTGTTTACTTGGCGCTAAAATTCTTCAGAAAGAAAAATCGTGGCAGGCAGCTCGTGAACTCCTGGATGAAGGGCTAGCCTTTGTGGGTAAAGATTTAGAACAAGCCCAACGGTTAAGCGAGGTACACCTCATGCTTGCTAAATTATGCGAGCATAAGCTTGGCGCCTTAAACCAGGCATTGAAACACGCAAAAGCGGCGGAGCTGGCTGAAGGGGAGGCCGGTAGCCTTAAGCGGGTTGAACGGGTGGAAAGAAAAATAGCTAAAGAGCAGGAAGCACCGGCATGCGCATCTTAATTGCGGGCTGTGGTGATGTGGGAAGCCATCTTGGTATTCGCCTTGAGGCAGCCGGTCATCAGGTTTGGGGCCTACGGCGTGATAGCTCGTCGTTACCCAATGCGATTCAGGGAATTGATGCTGATCTTGGGTCGCCTAATACATTGAGTGTATTGCCTGAGTCCCTCGACCTTGTCTATTATACCGCAGCAGCATCCGGTGACCGAAGTGAGGCAGGGTACCGAAAGGCTTATATTGAAGGGCTGCGCAACGTTCTCAACGCGTGCTTATCGAATGGCAGTAAACTCAAGCATGTCTTTTTTACCTCAAGTACGAGCGTTTACGGCCAAGTCGGAGGCGAAGATGTCACGGAGTCATCTTTAACCAATCCTCAGGGATATTCGGGCACGGTGATGCTCGAGGCTGAACAATTTTTAGCGGAATATGAGGTTCCCGGCACAAGTGTGCGCTTTGGCGGGATTTACGGGCCAGGGAGAACCTATTTGATTCGCACGGTGGCCGACGGCACTGCAAGGCTTAAGAGCAGCGAAGAGCACTATACCAACCGGATTCATCGGGATGATTGTGCTGGGTTTTTGGCTCATTTATGTAGCTTACCGGCTCCCGCTCCGCTTTATCTTGGGGTTGATGACGATCCGGCTCCTTACAATGATGTGCTACGGTTTATAGCCGCCAAGCTTGGCCAAGATGTTCCTGAGGTAAGTGACCAGCCTCGCCACGACACCATGCGGGGGCGCTCGAATAAGCGATGTCGCAATGAGCTTTTACGTTCCACGGGCTATAAGTTGCTTTTTCCTGACTTCCGCGA
This region includes:
- a CDS encoding ribonuclease H-like domain-containing protein gives rise to the protein LAGGTGTVAFLIGLGYFEAGEFVLEQLLLPRLGEEAPMLAYVAERIRLASMLVTYNGKSYDMPLIRNRWVLNRVKAADEIPHLDLLHCCRRVYGTMLEQMRLVNMEEEVLSFEREDDVPGFMIPGIFFQFLKDGEGLSLDPILEHNEYDILALAAMVGLLNNDLESPTADKDPRLTLAVARLQMRAKDRAASLQWLSHLTGADSPLETMLDGCLLGAKILQKEKSWQAARELLDEGLAFVGKDLEQAQRLSEVHLMLAKLCEHKLGALNQALKHAKAAELAEGEAGSLKRVERVERKIAKEQEAPACAS
- a CDS encoding SDR family oxidoreductase; translated protein: MRILIAGCGDVGSHLGIRLEAAGHQVWGLRRDSSSLPNAIQGIDADLGSPNTLSVLPESLDLVYYTAAASGDRSEAGYRKAYIEGLRNVLNACLSNGSKLKHVFFTSSTSVYGQVGGEDVTESSLTNPQGYSGTVMLEAEQFLAEYEVPGTSVRFGGIYGPGRTYLIRTVADGTARLKSSEEHYTNRIHRDDCAGFLAHLCSLPAPAPLYLGVDDDPAPYNDVLRFIAAKLGQDVPEVSDQPRHDTMRGRSNKRCRNELLRSTGYKLLFPDFREGYSQLIADYHASGA